The Microlunatus antarcticus DNA segment GGAGCGCGCTGACGGCGGCCCGCGTGGCGGCCAGCTCGGACTCGAGCCGGACGAGGTGCGCCGAGATCAGCCGGTGACGGGTCTCGACGGCGGGCGCCGAGAGGATCTCGCGGACCGTCTCGACCGGGACCGAGAGCGCGCGCAGCTGCCGGACGACCTGCGCGTCGACGATCTGGTCGGGCTCGTACAGGCGGTAGCCGTTGACGGGGTCCACCGCGGCGGGCTCGAGCACCCCGGCCCGGTGGTAGAAGCGGAGCGCCTTGGCGCTGAGCCGCGTCGCCCGGGCGAAGTCGCCGATCGTCATCCGGGAGGTCACGCCGTCATCCTCGACCTTCCCCGTGGGGAAGGGTCGAGGACCCGGGCGGGTCCGCGCGGGCTCAGCCCCGCCGCGGGGCGCGCTGCGCCGGCTCCTCGTCGTCGTCGGCGATCTCGACGGACGGGGCCCCGCGGTCTGCCCCCGTGACGCGGGCGTACGTCGCGCCGGCGAGGGCGGCACCGACCAGCGGGGCGAGGACGAAGAGCCAGACCTGGCCGAGGGCCGCGCCGCCGACGTACCAGGCCACGCCGAGCGAGCGGGCCGGGTTCACCGACGTGTTCGTGACCGGGATGCTGATCAGGTGGATCAGGGTCAGCGCGAGCCCGATGGCGATCGGCGCGAAGGCCTTGTTCGTCCGGTCGTCGGTGGCACCGAGGATCACGTAGAGGAACGCCGCCGTCATGACGATCTCGGTCAGCAGGGCCGCGCCGAGCCCGTAGCCGCCGGGGGAGTGGGCGCCGTAGCCGTTGGTGGCGAAGCCCGACGCGCGGAGCTCGCCCGCGGTCGTGGGGCCGCCGGTGGCGATGATCCACAGGACGCCGCCGGCCGCGGTGGCGGCCACGACCTGCGTGACGACGTAGTGCGGCACCTCGCGCCAGCCGAAGCGACGCGCGACCGCGAGGCCGACGGTCACCGCGGGGTTGAAGTGACCGCCCGAGACGTGGCCGAAGGCGAAGGCCCCGGTGAGCACGGTCAGGCCGAAGGCGAGCGCGACGCCCGCGAAGCCGATGCCGAGCTGCACACCGTCCTCGGTGAGGAACTTGGCCGCGAGCACGGCGCTGCCGCAACCCCCGAAGACCAGGCCGAAGGTGCCGAGGAACTCGGCCCCCAGGCGGCCGCGGAGGCGGACGTCGGACGGCGGGGCGGGAACGGCAGGCATGGTCGACTCACTTCGGTGCTCGGGGGTTCGTACGACTGACCAGTGTGGGGTCAGGAGGCGCGACGGCGGTGGGCGACTCTCGCGACGATCGCGGCCGCCGCGACGCCGAGCGCCGCACCGCCGAACGACCAGGACAGCCCGGCCACGTCGATGACGACGCCGGCGATCGCCGTGCCGAGCGCGGCCCCGGCCGTGTTCGACGCGGACAGGAACGACTGGGCCTCGTTCAGCCGGGCGGGCGGCACGAGCTGGTCGAGCAGCGCCTGCTGCATGATCAGGGCCGGCGCGATGGTCAGCCCCGTCAGGAACAGCACCGGCAGGAGGACGACGAGCTGCGTCGTCCCTGTCGCCAGCAGCACGGCGAGCACGCCCAGCAGGGTCGCGAACACGGCGAGCAGGCGGGGTACGGCCTGACGCTCGCTGTGCGACCACGTCCGGGCCCCGTACGCCAGTCCCCCGAGGGTGCTGCCGCCCGCGATGGCGGCGAAGAGGATGCCGACGCGCTCGGTGCTGCCGAGCGCGAGGTCGGCCGTGCCGGCCATCGACGTGTCGAGCTGTCCGAAGCCGATGCTGATGACGAGCATCACCGCGAGGACGACCGGGACTCCGGCGGCCGTCAGCGCCGTCCGCGGGCCGCTGGGCGCCGCCGACGCGTCGTGGCCGGCCGCGGCCTGCTGCGTCCGGGCGGTCGCACGCCGGGCGACCCCGGTCAGGCAGTAGCCGATCCCGCCGACCGCGAGGAGCCCGGCGGTGACCAGCAGCGGCAGGGCGTTGATCCCGGGCAGCAGCAGGACCGAGAGCAGCAGCGGACCGAGGACGAAGGCGAGCTCGACCGATGTGGCGTCCAGGGCGAAGGCGACCCGCCGGGCATCCGGGTCGGGCAGGACGATGCGAAAGCTGGAGCGCAGGGCCGGTCCGATGGGCGGATAGCTGACGCCGACGCCGGCGGCGATGACGAGCAGCAGGTGGTCGGGCGCACCGCGCGTGGTGGCCAGGGCGAGGAGGGCGAGCAGCGCCGCGCTGGTCAGGGCGGTGGGCAGCAGCACCCGGAGCTGCCCGAAGCGGTCCATCAGCCGGCCCCAGAGCGGGGTCCCGAGCGCGGCGCCGATGGCGTACACCCCGCTGACCAGGCCCGCCAGGGCGTACGTCCCGCGCTCGGACTCGACGAGGATGAGCACGCCGAGCGGCGTCATCGACAGGGTGAGCCGCGCGAGCGCGGCGAAGAGGAACGGCCGTGATGCCGGTCCGTGGCGGAGGAGCCGTCCGTACGCCCGGACCCCCGTGCCCAGCTCGACAGGCTGATCCGTCGGCGCGGGCCCCTCGACGACGCCGGGCGCGGGAGGCCCCGCGTCAGGCGGTCGTTGTGAGGGTGTGTTCGACAAGATGTGTCCGAGGGGGGACTTGAACCCCCATTCCCCGTAAAGGGAACTAGCACCTCAAGCTAGCGCGTCTACCTATTCCGCCACCCGGACCGGTGCGGCCCGTTTCCGGACCGAGGGATGACTATACCTGTCCCGGAGGGCTGCTGACGCACGGTCGGTCCCGTGGACGCCTGGGACGCCTGCTGCCCGCGATTACTGCCCGCGGTCGTGCCAGTGCCGGGCGATGGCGTGGGGCAGGGTGTCGATCACGTCGCCCTGCTCCGCCATCCCGGCGCGGGTCAGCCGGCGGGTCCGGACCACGGCGAGGAAGCCGAAGGCCCAGGGCAGGTACTGGAAGCAGAAGCCGAGCTTGAAGTCGCGCAGCGTGTACGCGCCGTCGGGCGCCAGCGCGTCGAGCACGATCCCGATGACGAGGATCGTGGTGAGCGAGGCGGTGAAGCCGCCGACGTTGACGATGCCGGAGGCCACCCCGAGCCGGGGCGTCGGGTTGAACGAGCGGGCGAAGTCGAAGCCGACCGCCGACGCCGGGCCGTTGGCCGACAGCACGAGCATGAGGATCACGACGACGGGCAGCGGTGCCGGTCCCGGCCAGAGCAGCACCACGGTCCAGATCACGACGGTGGCGACGAGCACGGTCAGGACGAGGTTGGAGCGGCGGCGCGGGTAGGCCGCGGTGAGCTGACCGGTGACCGGCAACACGACCAGCCCGGCGAGCACCATCAGGGTCAGCAGCGAGCCGGCGAGCGTCGCGCTGTAGCCCAGGCCGATGGTGAGGAACGGGAAGCCCCAGAGCAGGGCGAAGACCATCTGGGAGAACTGCGAGGTGAAGTGCGACCACAGACCGAGGCGCGTGCCCGGCTCGGCGAAGGACAGCCGCAGCTGGCCGACGGCCTCGCGCCAGGTGATCGGCGGCGAGGCCTGCGCCCCGATCGGCGAGTCTCGGATCCCGGCGAGCACGGCGACGCCCACGAGCACCCCGATCGCCGCGGCGCCCAGGTAGGCCGGGGTCCACCCGAACGTGTGCAGCACCAGGACCAGCGGGATGGTGGCCGCCACCTGCCCCAGCTGCCCGAGCAGGCCGGTGACCTGCGTGAGGATCGGCACCCGGCGCGCCGGGAACCAGGACGGGATCAGCCGCAGGACGCTGACGAAGGTCATCGCGTCGCCGGTGCCGACGAGCATCCGGGCGACGATCGCGCCGGCGGGCGAGGTCGTGAGGGCCATCAGCACCTGGCCGCCCGCCATGACGAGCGCGCCGAGGGCGACCATCTTGCGCGACCCGATGCGGTCGACGAGCACCCCCACGGGCACCTGCATCACCGCGTACATGACCAGCTGCAGGACCGCGAAGACCGAGAACAGGGACGCCCCGATCGCGAAGCGCGCCGTCGCGTACTCCGCCGCGACGCTCAGCGAGGAGCGCTGGAACACCGCCAGCCCGTACGCGAGGACGCCGACCCCCCAGACCAGCCAGGCTCGGGAGGGGAAGCGCACGTGCCTCATTCTCACCCCTGGCGCCGGG contains these protein-coding regions:
- the aqpZ gene encoding aquaporin Z, whose amino-acid sequence is MPAVPAPPSDVRLRGRLGAEFLGTFGLVFGGCGSAVLAAKFLTEDGVQLGIGFAGVALAFGLTVLTGAFAFGHVSGGHFNPAVTVGLAVARRFGWREVPHYVVTQVVAATAAGGVLWIIATGGPTTAGELRASGFATNGYGAHSPGGYGLGAALLTEIVMTAAFLYVILGATDDRTNKAFAPIAIGLALTLIHLISIPVTNTSVNPARSLGVAWYVGGAALGQVWLFVLAPLVGAALAGATYARVTGADRGAPSVEIADDDEEPAQRAPRRG
- a CDS encoding MFS transporter — its product is MSNTPSQRPPDAGPPAPGVVEGPAPTDQPVELGTGVRAYGRLLRHGPASRPFLFAALARLTLSMTPLGVLILVESERGTYALAGLVSGVYAIGAALGTPLWGRLMDRFGQLRVLLPTALTSAALLALLALATTRGAPDHLLLVIAAGVGVSYPPIGPALRSSFRIVLPDPDARRVAFALDATSVELAFVLGPLLLSVLLLPGINALPLLVTAGLLAVGGIGYCLTGVARRATARTQQAAAGHDASAAPSGPRTALTAAGVPVVLAVMLVISIGFGQLDTSMAGTADLALGSTERVGILFAAIAGGSTLGGLAYGARTWSHSERQAVPRLLAVFATLLGVLAVLLATGTTQLVVLLPVLFLTGLTIAPALIMQQALLDQLVPPARLNEAQSFLSASNTAGAALGTAIAGVVIDVAGLSWSFGGAALGVAAAAIVARVAHRRRAS
- a CDS encoding MFS transporter; its protein translation is MRFPSRAWLVWGVGVLAYGLAVFQRSSLSVAAEYATARFAIGASLFSVFAVLQLVMYAVMQVPVGVLVDRIGSRKMVALGALVMAGGQVLMALTTSPAGAIVARMLVGTGDAMTFVSVLRLIPSWFPARRVPILTQVTGLLGQLGQVAATIPLVLVLHTFGWTPAYLGAAAIGVLVGVAVLAGIRDSPIGAQASPPITWREAVGQLRLSFAEPGTRLGLWSHFTSQFSQMVFALLWGFPFLTIGLGYSATLAGSLLTLMVLAGLVVLPVTGQLTAAYPRRRSNLVLTVLVATVVIWTVVLLWPGPAPLPVVVILMLVLSANGPASAVGFDFARSFNPTPRLGVASGIVNVGGFTASLTTILVIGIVLDALAPDGAYTLRDFKLGFCFQYLPWAFGFLAVVRTRRLTRAGMAEQGDVIDTLPHAIARHWHDRGQ